A genomic stretch from Onychostoma macrolepis isolate SWU-2019 chromosome 02, ASM1243209v1, whole genome shotgun sequence includes:
- the u2surp gene encoding U2 snRNP-associated SURP motif-containing protein isoform X3, translating into MIEFVVREGPMFEAMIMNREINNPLYRFLFENQSPAHVYYRWKLYTILQGESPTKWKTEDFRIFKNGSLWRPPPLNPYLHGTPEDEERDDDDEDDETSKKGALKDDERDKLEELLRGLTPRKSDIADAMFFCLTRADAAEEIVECIAESLSILKTPLPKKIARLYLVSDVLYNSSAKVTNASYYRKFFETKLCQIFSDLNATYKTIQGHLQSENFKQRVMSCFRAWEDWAVYPDPFLIKLQNIFLGLVSLDPEKEPAELLPEQPERSEDIDGAPIVEEELDGAPLDDVDGMPIDGAPIDGAPLDDLDGMPIKGTDDDLDGIPLDQKPGFKVAPSKWEEVDGAALEAQAVTTSKWEIFDLPDESEKSKTSATRETESKDSLKSSSAADQQSYSNPVREEYDLKSAKFSEMSEEKRAKLREIELKVMKFQDELESGKRPKKSGQSIQEQVELYRDKLLQREKEKETEKDKEKEKERKEKDKSDVSHKEKDKDDSTPGRKEKKRRHSPSPSPTRSSSSRRGRSPSPRSERSDRSYTKDTSRSSYKDSPRESNRKSSKRSPSPPRTPKRSRRSRSRTPKKSSKKSRSRSRSPHRSHKKSKKSKH; encoded by the exons gtttttatttgaaaatcaaAGTCCTGCTCATGTTTATTACCGGTGGAAGTTATACACCATATTACAG GGCGAATCTCCAacaaaatggaaaacagaagaCTTCAGAATATTTAAGAACGGATCTCTCTGGCGACCACCACCTCTCAACCCGTATTTACATGGCACTCCTGAAGATGAGGAgcgtgatgatgatgatgaagatgatgaaacTAGCAAGAAGGGCGCGTTGAAAGACGA CGAGAGGGATAAATTGGAGGAGTTACTCCGAGGTCTCACGCCAAGGAAGAGCGACATAGCTGACGCCATGTTTTTCTGCCTCACGCGTGCTGACGCGGCCGAAGAGATTGTGGAATGCATCGCGGAGTCTCTGTCCATACTTAAAACACCTCTGCCAAAGAAG ATTGCAAGGTTATATTTGGTGTCAGATGTGCTGTATAACTCATCTGCAAAAGTTACTAATGCCTCCTATTACAGAAAATT CTTTGAAACTAAACTCTGCCAGATATTTTCTgatctaaatgccacttataAGACAATACAGGGCCATTTACAATCCGAGAATTTCAAG CAACGAGTAATGTCCTGTTTCCGTGCGTGGGAGGACTGGGCAGTGTATCCCGATCCATTCCTGATTAAACTTCAGAACATCTTCCTGGGCCTCGTCAGTCTCGATCCTGAAAAGGAGCCTGCAGAGCTGTTGCCAGAG CAACCAGAAAGGTCAGAGGACATTGATGGTGCTCCTATTGTGGAGGAGGAGCTGGATGGTGCTCCTTTGGATGATGTTGACGGCATGCCCATAGATGGAGCGCCAATTGATGGTGCACCACTTGACGACCTGGATGGAATGCCCATCAAGGGGACAGATGATGATCTAGATGGCATTCCTT tggATCAAAAACCAGGCTTCAAGGTAGCCCCGTCAAAATGGGAGGAAGTGGATGGTGCTGCTTTGGAGGCTCAAG ctgtaACCACGTCAAAATGGGAAATATTTGATCTACCAGATGAATCTGAAAAAAGTAAAACGAG TGCAACACGGGAAACTGAGAGTAAAGACTCTCTCAAGAGCTCCAGCGCTGCAGACCAGCAGTCCTACAGTAATCCTGTTAGAGAAGAATACGATTTAAAGTCTGCTAAGTTTTCTGAGATGAGCGAGGAGAAACGTGCCAAACTGCGAGAAATCGAG CTTAAAGTCATGAAGTTTCAAGATGAGCTTGAATCTGGAAAACGACCCAAAAAATCTGGACAGAGTATTCAAGAACAAGTAGAGCTTTACCGGGACAAGTTACTACAGCGG GAGAAGGAGAAAGAGACGgagaaagacaaagagaaagaaaaagagagaaaagagaaagataAATCTGATGTATCCCACAAAGAGAAGGACAAAGATGACTCCACACCGGGCAGAAAAGAAAA AAAACGGAGGCATAGTCCCTCTCCCAGTCCCACCCGAAGTAGCAGCAGTAGGCGCGGCAGGTCGCCCTCACCACGATCAGAGCGCTCCGATAGATCCTATACAAAAGACACCTCTCGGTCGTCTTATAAAGACTCTCCAAGAGAAAGTAACCGCAAGTCATCTAAAAG gtCTCCCTCACCCCCAAGAACACCTAAGAGGTCGCGCAGGTCCAGATCGAGAACACCCAAAAAATCCTCAAAGAAATCCAGATCTCGGTCACGATCACCGCACCGTTCTCACAAGAAATCCaaaaaaagcaaacactga